A region of the bacterium genome:
CAAAGAGGGCTTTATAATCAGTATAAGTTGGAATAACTAAATTTTTTGCTAACCTTATCCCAGCCGCATTGTCTTTCTTATCAACGACTCCGATAATTTCAATATTAGAGTCTCTATGAAGGATCTCAAGGAGACCCTTCCCCCTCCTTCCCCCTCCTATTATAAGAACCTTTTTCATTCGCTTTCAATGACAGCGCTTGTTGGACAAACCTCTGCACAGGTTCCGCAATCTGTGCATTTATCTGGATTTATCCAGTATTTATCTCCCCTGTCCTCAATAGCCTCAGCTGGACATTCCTCTGCACAGCTTCCACATGCTACACACTCATCCGTAATAATATAAGCCATTTCTCACCTCCTGCTAAGTGCCTTTTTTTTGGCTTAAATATTTTAAAAATTTTGTCATAAAATCTTTCTTTTGTCAAGATTTTTTATTTGAAACTTACCCATATCTTTTTAGCTAAAGAAAGGATTTTTGGGAAAATTAGGGTCTCTTTTTTAAAATTGTGGTTATTTTCTATTGACAGGAAGGCTAATTTTTAGAAATGAAGGGAATAAA
Encoded here:
- a CDS encoding 4Fe-4S binding protein is translated as MAYIITDECVACGSCAEECPAEAIEDRGDKYWINPDKCTDCGTCAEVCPTSAVIESE